A portion of the Acidobacteriota bacterium genome contains these proteins:
- a CDS encoding exo-alpha-sialidase, with protein sequence MNRRAFLFTSSGLLVVGRVGSASPALLGTSAAPDVEHVTVWREKGRYGGWPANHGIWNWGDEILVGFTAGVLKTGDPNRHPIDRSAGEQHVLSRSLDGGRTWALEVPATLQPPPRPERRAVTGEPLRLPTVQTLSAPLDFTSPGLALTFRASHGTPGAWMYVGRDRGRQWSGPYQIPAFDTPGLDPRTDHLVVGPRELLVFITALKTNGREGRPLTLRTRDGGLTWERLGWIGPESDGYRIMPSTVSLGGGHLYTAIRRNDGTQHHVEGYRSRDAGLTWTSAGIVVADTGRGNPASLLRLATGGLCCVYGLRAAPFSICVVTSDDAGVTWSSPRTLREGAADWDLGYPRSVIRPDGRIVSVYYFNDQSGPERYIAATVWR encoded by the coding sequence ATGAATCGACGCGCGTTTCTCTTCACGTCCTCCGGTCTGCTCGTCGTTGGCAGGGTCGGCTCTGCGAGCCCGGCCCTTCTCGGCACGTCGGCGGCGCCTGACGTCGAGCACGTCACTGTCTGGCGCGAGAAGGGGCGCTACGGCGGGTGGCCGGCCAACCACGGCATCTGGAACTGGGGCGACGAAATCCTCGTCGGGTTCACGGCCGGCGTGTTGAAGACGGGCGATCCGAATCGCCACCCGATCGACAGATCCGCCGGTGAACAGCACGTGCTGTCGCGGTCGCTCGACGGCGGGCGCACGTGGGCGCTCGAAGTCCCCGCGACGCTGCAACCGCCGCCGCGCCCCGAACGTCGCGCCGTCACGGGCGAGCCGCTGCGCCTCCCAACTGTGCAGACGTTGTCAGCGCCGCTCGACTTCACGTCGCCTGGACTGGCACTCACCTTCCGCGCCTCGCACGGCACGCCCGGCGCGTGGATGTACGTCGGGCGCGATCGAGGTCGCCAGTGGTCAGGGCCGTATCAGATCCCCGCGTTCGACACGCCGGGACTCGATCCGCGTACCGACCATCTCGTCGTCGGGCCGCGCGAACTGCTGGTGTTCATCACGGCGCTCAAGACCAACGGCAGGGAAGGCCGTCCACTCACGCTGCGCACGCGCGACGGCGGGCTCACCTGGGAGCGACTCGGCTGGATCGGACCCGAAAGCGACGGCTATCGCATCATGCCGTCGACGGTGTCACTGGGCGGCGGGCATCTCTACACCGCCATCAGGCGCAACGACGGCACGCAGCATCACGTCGAGGGCTATCGCAGTCGTGATGCTGGCCTCACATGGACGTCGGCCGGCATCGTCGTCGCCGATACAGGCCGCGGCAATCCGGCAAGCCTGCTGCGGCTCGCAACGGGAGGTCTCTGCTGCGTGTACGGGTTGCGCGCCGCGCCGTTCAGCATCTGCGTGGTGACGAGCGACGATGCGGGCGTCACGTGGTCGTCGCCGCGCACGCTGCGTGAAGGCGCCGCGGACTGGGACCTCGGCTATCCCCGGTCCGTCATCCGCCCCGACGGCCGCATCGTGTCGGTGTACTACTTCAACGACCAGTCAGGCCCCGAACGCTACATCGCCGCGACGGTGTGGAGGTAG